In Triticum urartu cultivar G1812 chromosome 6, Tu2.1, whole genome shotgun sequence, the following proteins share a genomic window:
- the LOC125514983 gene encoding transcription termination factor MTERF4, chloroplastic produces the protein MLPLARTALRRLGPAAAGDGSLPARLLLLAPLASKPSSSTPPEYQMPSVTWGVIQGRRERLVSRVLALDFLRSAGVTDPAGELEAVELPSSLDVLQERLDFLLRLGLSTDDLSAYPFLLACSLRKNVIPVLSYLEKLGVTRARLAAFVRAYPACLHASVAVDLAPIVKALRGLDVDRQDIPRVLERYPDVLGLKPDGTISTSVAYLVGIVGVAPRDIGPMVTHYPFFLSMRVGTTIKPFCDYITSLGLPMRILARIIEKRPYILGYDLEETVKPNVEALLSFGIRKEVLPLMIAQYPSILGLPLKVKLAAQQYFFNLKLKMDPDGFARAVEKLPQLVSLHQNVILKPVEFLRGRGITDDDIGRMLIRCPQILLLRNELMKNSFYFFKSELKRPISELLEYPEYFTYSLESRIKPRYMRVASKGIRCSLDWFLNCSDQRFEERMRGDFIEGDAPGPSFTMGGKLQMSGNQLVSDDDNEESDDEVLYRRTVML, from the coding sequence ATGCTCCCGCTCGCCCGCACGGCCCTCCGCCGCCTCGGCCCCGCGGCCGCGGGGGACGGCTCCCTCCccgcccgcctcctcctcctcgcgccGCTCGCCTCCAAGCCGTCGTCGTCCACGCCGCCGGAGTACCAGATGCCGTCGGTGACGTGGGGCGTTATCCAGGGCCGCAGGGAGCGGCTCGTGTCCCGCGTGCTCGCCCTCGACTTCCTCCGCTCGGCCGGCGTCACCGACCCGGCGGGCGAGCTGGAGGCCGTGGAGCTCCCCTCCTCCCTCGACGTGCTGCAGGAGCGCCTCGACTTCCTCCTCCGCCTCGGCCTCTCCACCGACGACCTCTCCGCCTACCCGTTCCTCCTCGCCTGCTCCCTCCGCAAGAACGTCATCCCCGTCCTCTCCTACCTCGAGAAGCTCGGGGTCACGCGCGCGCGCCTCGCCGCCTTCGTCCGCGCCTACCCGGCCTGCCTCCACGCCTCCGTCGCCGTCGACCTCGCCCCCATCGTCAAGGCGCTCCGCGGCCTCGACGTCGACCGCCAGGACATCCCCCGCGTCCTCGAGCGCTACCCCGACGTGCTCGGTCTCAAGCCCGACGGCACCATCAGCACCTCCGTCGCCTACCTCGTCGGCATCGTCGGCGTCGCGCCGCGTGACATCGGTCCCATGGTGACGCACTATCCTTTCTTCCTCAGCATGCGTGTTGGCACCACGATCAAGCCGTTCTGCGATTACATCACATCTCTCGGGCTGCCGATGCGGATTCTCGCCAGGATTATTGAGAAGCGGCCGTACATTCTTGGATATGATCTCGAGGAGACGGTCAAACCAAATGTCGAGGCATTACTCAGCTTCGGCATTCGGAAGGAGGTGCTGCCACTCATGATTGCACAGTACCCATCCATTCTTGGATTGCCCCTGAAAGTGAAGCTAGCGGCACAGCAATACTTCTTCAACCTGAAGCTCAAAATGGACCCTGATGGGTTTGCCCGAGCTGTCGAGAAACTGCCGCAGCTCGTGAGCTTGCATCAGAATGTGATACTGAAGCCCGTGGAGTTCCTCCGCGGCCGGGGGATCACCGATGATGATATTGGGCGTATGTTGATCCGGTGCCCCCAGATTCTTTTGCTGCGGAACGAGCTCATGAAGAACAGCTTTTACTTCTTCAAGAGCGAGTTGAAGCGGCCAATAAGTGAGCTTCTGGAGTACCCAGAGTATTTTACATACAGCTTGGAGTCGAGGATTAAGCCTAGGTACATGAGAGTGGCAAGCAAGGGGATCAGATGTAGCTTGGATTGGTTTCTGAACTGCAGTGATCAGAGGTTTGAGGAAAGGATGCGAGGGGATTTTATTGAAGGGGATGCACCAGGTCCTTCGTTTACAATGGGCGGGAAGCTTCAGATGTCTGGGAACCAGTTAGTATCGGATGATGATAATGAGGAAAGCGACGATGAGGTGCTATATAGGCGGACCGTCATGCTCTAG
- the LOC125512721 gene encoding pectinesterase-like translates to MGMNGGTSGRRRTQAAVAVVLALATLAAVAAAGEQQEATASSVVGGNVTVVSSTEASGLNVTAICSSTPYPAACRTALSSYASGAAKDPFAASVQFAMARAASARALARNLSSASSDRRGAVPPSGMDDCAELLDVSHGQLGDALAAGSAHDATTWLSAALTNQDTCADSLDAVPASSGRESVRRRVGALAEFISTALALHAKLKGGSATPPPPPAPNRTFPSWVSDHDRKLLESAAGGVTPDAVVALDGSGTHGTIGDAIDAVTAAAMPPVGSSKAGVGAGRKVIYVKAGRYEESVRISSTQRNVMLMGDGKGKTVIVGHRSAADGYTTYASATVAAMGSGFIAKGLTIINDAGPGKGQAVALRVGGDLSVVYQCDIEAYQDTLYTHSNRQFYAEDGISGTVDFIFGNSAVVIQNCDIHPRKPRQGQKDTITAQGRTDPNQNTGISIHKCRIAAASDLGGTKVYLGRPWKAYSRTVVMQSSLDRSITPAGWLEWSGQFALSTLYYGEYGNTGPGAGTSGRVKWGGVHTSLSTVEATQFTVRDFILGDSWLGDTGVSYTSGL, encoded by the exons atGGGAATGAACGGCGGGACAAGCGGGCGTCGACGGACGCAAGCAGCCGTCGCCGTGGTGCTCGCTCTAGCTACGCTAGCAGCAGTTGCTGCAGCCGGAGAGCAACAGGAGGCGACGGCCTCCAGCGTTGTCGGCGGCAATGTCACGGTCGTCTCGTCGACGGAGGCGTCAGGCCTGAACGTCACCGCCATCTGCTCGTCGACGCCGTACCCGGCCGCGTGCCGGACGGCGCTGTCCTCGTATGCGTCGGGGGCGGCCAAGGACCCCTTCGCGGCCTCCGTGCAGTTCGCCATGGCCCGTGCCGCGTCGGCGCGCGCGCTGGCGCGCAACCTCTCGTCAGCGTCGTCCGATCGCCGTGGCGCGGTGCCGCCCTCGGGCATGGACGACTGCGCCGAGCTGCTCGACGTCAGCCACGGCCAGCTCGGCGACGCGCTCGCGGCCGGCTCCGCGCACGACGCGACCACATGGCTCAGCGCCGCGCTCACGAACCAGGACACCTGCGCCGACAGCCTCGACGCCGTGCCGGCCTCCTCCGGGCGCGAGAGCGTGCGCCGGAGGGTCGGCGCGCTCGCGGAGTTCATCAGCACCGCCCTGGCGCTGCACGCCAAGCTCAAGGGCGGGAGCGCGACGCCACCGCCACCCCCCGCGCCCAACCGGACGTTCCCGTCCTGGGTCTCTGACCACGACAGGAAGCTCCTGGAGTCCGCCGCGGGCGGCGTGACGCCGGACGCCGTGGTGGCGCTGGACGGCAGCGGGACGCACGGGACCATCGGCGACGCGATCGACGCCGTGACGGCGGCGGCAATGCCGCCGGTGGGCTCCTCCAAGGCGGGCGTCGGAGCAGGCAGGAAGGTGATCTACGTGAAGGCCGGGCGGTACGAGGAGAGCGTGCGGATCTCGAGCACGCAGAGGAACGTGATGCTGATGGGCGACGGCAAGGGGAAGACGGTCATCGTCGGCCACAGGAGTGCCGCCGACGGCTACACCACCTACGCCTCCGCCACTGTCG CTGCAATGGGCTCGGGCTTCATAGCCAAGGGCCTGACCATCATCAACGACGCCGGGCCGGGCAAGGGCCAGGCGGTGGCGCTGCGGGTCGGTGGCGACCTCTCCGTTGTGTACCAATGCGACATCGAGGCATACCAGGACACACTCTACACGCACTCCAATCGCCAGTTCTATGCCGAGGACGGCATCTCTGGCACGGTGGACTTCATCTTCGGCAACTCCGCGGTGGTCATCCAAAACTGCGATATCCATCCCCGAAAGCCCCGCCAGGGCCAGAAGGACACGATCACGGCCCAGGGCCGGACCGACCCAAACCAAAACACCGGCATCTCCATCCACAAGTGCCGGATCGCCGCCGCGTCGGACCTAGGTGGCACGAAGGTATATCTGGGCCGTCCGTGGAAGGCGTACTCGCGGACTGTCGTGATGCAGAGCTCTCTCGACCGCTCGATCACCCCGGCCGGGTGGCTGGAGTGGTCGGGCCAGTTCGCACTCAGCACGTTGTACTACGGGGAGTATGGGAACACCGGGCCTGGCGCTGGGACAAGCGGCCGGGTGAAGTGGGGTGGAGTGCACACGTCACTGTCCACCGTGGAGGCCACGCAGTTCACGGTGAGGGATTTTATCTTGGGAGACTCATGGTTGGGTGACACCGGAGTGAGCTACACTTCAGGGCTATGA